CCCGTCCGGCCGGCGAACTGCGGCGCGAGGTGGAGCGGCTGCGTGACGCGTCGCAGGCCGCCCGAGCCCGCCGGGACCGGCAGCGGGACCTGGTCGACGAGGTGGCGGCGCTGCGCCCGGTGCCGCCGCCCCGCGGGGAGGAGGACCGGCACCGACCCACTCCGGCCGACGCCTGGCTGGAGCTGGCCGGCTTCGTCGACGACCGGCTGACCGTGCTGCACTCCCGCCTGCGCGAACTGGACGAGGAGCTGAAGGCCGCCGAGCACGAGCTCGCCGTGGCCACCGACCGGCTGTCCCGCGCCTCCACCGACGCGCCCGCGGCGCACGTGGAGACCGCGTCGAGCGTGGTGCTGACCCTGGCCGGCGCCCCTGACGCGCGGGACGGGGACGAGGTGGAAGTGGAGGTGGAGTACGGGGTTCCCGGCGCCGTCTGGGTACCGGCCTACCGCCTCAGCCACCGGCGGGGCGACGGCGAGGGGCGGCTGTTGTTGCGGGCGGCGCTCGCGCAGCGCACCGGCGAGGACTGGAGCGGGGTGCGGGTCTCGCTCGCCACGGCCGATCTGCGACGCCGTACCGACGTCCCCCGGCTCCGCTCGATCCGCATCGGACGCAGCCAGGCCGCACCCGCGCCCTCGGGGTGGCGCGAGCCCGCACCCGGTCTGGCCGGCCTCTTCGCCGGGTACGACGCGGCGGGTCCGCGACCGGGCACCGGGACGGCCGGTGCCGCCTTCCCGCCCGGTCCCGTTCCGCCCCCGCCGCCGCCCTCGTCCTCGTCCTCGCCCTCGCCCGTGGCCGGCTATGGCGCCCCGGCCGCAGCCCTGCCCGCCCCCGGCGCCACGCCGCCCACTCCCCCGCCCGCGATGCCCGGTGCCCCGTCGGCCCCGGACCGCCGGCCCCGCACCGGCGCCCGGCCCGGCGCCCGGCCCGCCGCCGCGGCCCCGGCCATGGCGCCGGCAGCCCCCGGTGGGGCCGCACCGCCACCGGCGCCCGCCGCCCCGTCACCGGCCGTGCCGGCCGGGCCCCCGCAGCCGAGCGCCGCCGAACTCGACTACGGCGCACTGGTCCTGTACGGCCCCGACGCGCGGGAGGAGCACCGGGGGCGCCTGTTCCCGGGTGCGGTCGCCGACCCGGTGACGGCCGAGCACCGCCGCCGCGCCGAGGAGGTCGCCACGCTGCCCCTGCCGGCGAGCGCCGTACGCCCCCGCGAGTCGGCCGGCTCGTTCGACCACCGCTACGACGCCGAGGCCCGGGCCGACATTCCCTCGGACGGCGCCTGGCACACCATCACCGTCGGCGAGGTCCCGGTGGGGCTGCGCACCGAGCACGTGTGCGTGCCGTCGCTGGAGCAGGCCGTCTACACGACGCTGGTCCTCTCCAACGCCACCGCCCGGGCCCTGCCGGCCGGCCCACTGGAGGTCACGGCCGACGGGGAGTTCCTCCGCACCACGTCCCTGCCCACCCTGGCTCCCGGCGGCCGGTGCCGGGTGGGACTCGGCCCCGAGGAGGCCATCGCGGTCACCCGCCGCACGAGCCTGCACGAGTCGGCCTCCGGCCTGCGCAACAACGTGACCGTGCTCGACCACCGCGTCCGCGTGGAACTGGCCAACCGGCTCGCGGTCCCGGTGACCGTGGAGGTGCGGGAGCGCGTGCCGGTCACCTCCGACGCGGAGGTGCGCATCGAGGAGAGGGCCGACTGGGCGGAACCGTCGGACGGTGCGGAGGCCGAGGGGCACGCTCCCGGCACCCGGCTGTGGCGGGTCGAGCTGCCGGCCCGCGCCACCGCCGTCCTCGACGGCGGCTACGTCATCCGCATCCCGGCCGCCAAGGCCCTGACCGGCGGCAACCGCAGGAGCTGACGCGCATGCCCACGAGTCTCGTACCGATCGCCCTTCCCGTCACCGCCGTCACCTGCCTGGAGGACCGGACCCACGTCGAGCGCTCCGCCGTGCTCGACCTGGAGGCCGGCACCCAGCGGCTGCGGCTCGGGCCGGTCAGCGCTCTCGCCGTCGACCGCACCCTGCACGCCGAGTTGTCCGCCGATCAGCCGGCCACCGTGCTGGACGTGAGGATCGTCCGCGCGTGGACACCGCGGGGGCCGGGCCCGGCAGCCGACGACCCGGCCCTGCGCCGGCGCGTGAGCGCCCTGGAGACGGAGCAGGAGTCGCTGGAACGGCGACGCGAGCGCCTGCTGGTCCGCCTCGACCTCCTCGGCCGGCTCGCCGCCGGCCTCCTGCGGGACATCGCCGAGGGCACCGGGCTCGGTGAGGTGGACCGGGACCGCTGGACGCGTGAACTGGACCGGGTCGACGGCGAACGCGACACCCATGGCGAGCAACTGAGCGCGGTGGACGCCCGGTTGGCCGCGCTCGGCGCGGAACTCGCCGCGGTCCGCAGCGCCGTGGAACAGGCGGAGCCGGCACCCGCCGAGCTGACCGCACACGTCGAGCTGACCGTACGGGCGGCCGCCGCCGGCCCGGCCGCACTGCGGCTGACCCACCTCACCCCGTGCGCGCTGTGGCGGCCCGCCTACCGGGCCGTGCTCGACGGGGACTCGCTCACGCTGGACACGGACGCGGTGGTCTGGCAGCGCACCGGCGAGGACTGGTCGAACGTACGGCTGACCCTGTCGACCGCCCGCTCCGCGCGGGCCGCCGAGCCGCCCCGGCTCGGGGCGGACAGGCTGACGCTCCACGACCGCTCCCCGGCCGAGCGCCGCAGCGTCCACGTCGAACTGCGCGAGGAGGACGTCGCCGGCCTCGGTCCGGCGC
Above is a genomic segment from Streptomyces glaucescens containing:
- a CDS encoding DUF4139 domain-containing protein yields the protein MTAETLSGWASALDSVVVYAQGALCRRLARGRVPVDGRVRVTGLPRSLDPGSLRARVVGTRGLRVTEARLEVGAEPAGPRPAGELRREVERLRDASQAARARRDRQRDLVDEVAALRPVPPPRGEEDRHRPTPADAWLELAGFVDDRLTVLHSRLRELDEELKAAEHELAVATDRLSRASTDAPAAHVETASSVVLTLAGAPDARDGDEVEVEVEYGVPGAVWVPAYRLSHRRGDGEGRLLLRAALAQRTGEDWSGVRVSLATADLRRRTDVPRLRSIRIGRSQAAPAPSGWREPAPGLAGLFAGYDAAGPRPGTGTAGAAFPPGPVPPPPPPSSSSSPSPVAGYGAPAAALPAPGATPPTPPPAMPGAPSAPDRRPRTGARPGARPAAAAPAMAPAAPGGAAPPPAPAAPSPAVPAGPPQPSAAELDYGALVLYGPDAREEHRGRLFPGAVADPVTAEHRRRAEEVATLPLPASAVRPRESAGSFDHRYDAEARADIPSDGAWHTITVGEVPVGLRTEHVCVPSLEQAVYTTLVLSNATARALPAGPLEVTADGEFLRTTSLPTLAPGGRCRVGLGPEEAIAVTRRTSLHESASGLRNNVTVLDHRVRVELANRLAVPVTVEVRERVPVTSDAEVRIEERADWAEPSDGAEAEGHAPGTRLWRVELPARATAVLDGGYVIRIPAAKALTGGNRRS
- a CDS encoding DUF4139 domain-containing protein, whose translation is MPTSLVPIALPVTAVTCLEDRTHVERSAVLDLEAGTQRLRLGPVSALAVDRTLHAELSADQPATVLDVRIVRAWTPRGPGPAADDPALRRRVSALETEQESLERRRERLLVRLDLLGRLAAGLLRDIAEGTGLGEVDRDRWTRELDRVDGERDTHGEQLSAVDARLAALGAELAAVRSAVEQAEPAPAELTAHVELTVRAAAAGPAALRLTHLTPCALWRPAYRAVLDGDSLTLDTDAVVWQRTGEDWSNVRLTLSTARSARAAEPPRLGADRLTLHDRSPAERRSVHVELREEDVAGLGPAPVRGLPGVDDGGEVRVLHCDATVSVPSDGRAHRVPLSSFTTSVSREYACSPELSPLVGQVVRFANSSGHALLAGPVDLVSGSGFTGRGTLDFTAPGAVADLAFGSRDDHRVLRHTEETRDTAGLTQRTLLTRTVRLHLSRFSAPGEQDTHTVVVRERIPVSETSAVEVALRREACAPPPDEVDADGIVRWNVPLPPGGHRTVTLVYTVSADARVSGV